The following proteins come from a genomic window of Corynebacterium hansenii:
- a CDS encoding LAGLIDADG family homing endonuclease, which translates to MTDHADLLRRTILAETAGWSPTQRAALLHRLDRETTRAHTARTHPTAGTLAQAIEPSTVQTPALEAIDQALEWALSTRDARLAISMPPQEGKLVAHDTPVPTPTGWTTHGELRPGDQVMHPSGRPVTVTAIHPEAMATMRVHIDGNDHIDVHPRHEWTIHRNGCPAPRTVETQWLADHAITTGPAGRRGCKYLSHLPHREAFTLPDANLPIDPYTLGLWLGDGRASGAYIHHDAADDYQYAYPVTSTWTHKDTGVVQDYLGGGFLTALRALGLLGNRHIPSVYLRASEAQRRALLAGLIDSDGHVPATGNQVCFDNTSRRLVADVAELIRTLGYRAGEHRPIAPSDGGTGVRGQQITGRREMWRVAFSPHDGIVPTRLPRYEGRITARAARRRTPITGIEPIPPRPGRCITVDAPDGLYLVGRTMVPTHNSQRVGVWGVVRALVQNPDRRVVLASYAEHLARGTARQVRNIIREHGHGAKDPLTGAALVDKLGLALADDNASAGSWQLAGHKGGLYAVGVGGSLTGRPADVLLVDDPLKGMAEADSVVERRKVIDWWESVAQTRLAPGAPVVIIMTRWHEKDLVGHVLAQDKQAGRSSWRVVNIPAVATPGVPDALGREPGEAMISARGRTAEDFDRIRADVGERVWSALYLGQPTPAGGGLFATEWFARHRAPTVGGTPAARIVSVDPAETGKADEAGIIGLTVTADGRAWVTDDHSGRMQSDEWARTAVLLALGTGAGEVLFEAFTTGPTYERVLDAAWRRVRDEARLLRDHAGDLAAAAIAYARLEDRPADPLAALRQLDGVPVPDQTDPPFRIRPWRARGDKVARAAGTRQAASTGRLRMVGTHPELEEQATRWLPGQDSPDRMDALVNGYERCMQLVGAEAQIATPGMPAAAPAASPGVGSGFWSSPIG; encoded by the coding sequence ATGACCGACCACGCCGACCTGCTCCGCCGCACCATCCTCGCCGAAACCGCCGGATGGTCCCCCACCCAACGCGCCGCCCTCCTCCACCGCCTCGACCGCGAAACCACCCGCGCCCACACCGCCCGCACCCACCCCACCGCCGGCACCCTCGCCCAAGCCATCGAACCATCGACGGTGCAGACCCCCGCCCTCGAAGCAATCGACCAGGCCCTCGAATGGGCCCTGTCGACCCGCGACGCCCGCCTCGCCATCTCCATGCCCCCACAGGAGGGGAAGCTAGTCGCCCACGACACCCCCGTGCCCACGCCCACCGGCTGGACCACGCACGGCGAGCTCCGCCCCGGCGACCAGGTGATGCACCCCTCCGGCCGCCCCGTCACCGTCACCGCCATCCACCCCGAAGCGATGGCCACCATGCGCGTCCACATCGACGGCAACGACCACATCGATGTGCACCCCCGCCATGAATGGACCATCCACCGCAACGGCTGCCCCGCCCCCCGCACCGTCGAAACCCAATGGCTCGCGGACCACGCCATCACCACCGGCCCGGCGGGCCGTCGGGGATGCAAGTACCTGAGCCACCTGCCGCACCGCGAGGCCTTCACCCTCCCCGACGCCAACCTCCCCATTGACCCGTACACCCTGGGGCTGTGGCTCGGCGACGGCCGCGCATCCGGCGCCTACATCCACCACGACGCCGCCGACGACTACCAGTACGCCTACCCCGTCACGTCCACCTGGACGCACAAGGACACCGGCGTCGTGCAGGACTACCTCGGCGGCGGCTTCCTCACCGCACTGCGGGCCCTGGGCCTGCTGGGCAACAGGCACATCCCCTCCGTGTACCTGCGGGCGTCGGAGGCGCAGCGGCGGGCCCTGCTGGCGGGCCTCATCGACTCCGACGGGCACGTGCCCGCCACGGGGAATCAGGTGTGCTTCGACAACACCTCCCGCCGCCTCGTCGCCGACGTCGCCGAGCTCATCCGCACCCTCGGCTACCGCGCCGGCGAACACCGCCCCATCGCCCCCAGCGACGGCGGAACCGGCGTCCGCGGACAGCAGATCACCGGGCGGCGGGAGATGTGGCGCGTCGCATTCAGCCCCCACGACGGCATCGTGCCGACCCGCCTGCCCCGTTACGAGGGGCGCATCACCGCCCGCGCCGCCCGCCGCCGCACCCCCATCACCGGCATCGAGCCCATCCCCCCACGGCCCGGCCGGTGCATCACCGTCGACGCACCCGACGGCCTGTACCTCGTGGGCCGGACCATGGTACCGACCCACAACTCGCAGCGCGTCGGCGTATGGGGCGTCGTCCGCGCCCTCGTCCAAAACCCCGACCGCCGCGTCGTCCTCGCCTCCTACGCCGAGCACCTCGCCCGCGGTACCGCCCGCCAGGTCCGCAACATCATCCGCGAACACGGCCACGGCGCGAAAGACCCCCTGACCGGTGCCGCACTGGTCGACAAGCTGGGCCTGGCCCTGGCCGACGACAACGCAAGTGCGGGGTCCTGGCAGCTCGCCGGACACAAGGGCGGTCTCTACGCCGTCGGCGTCGGCGGCTCGCTGACGGGCCGCCCCGCCGACGTCCTCCTCGTCGATGACCCCCTCAAAGGCATGGCCGAAGCCGACTCGGTTGTCGAACGCCGGAAGGTCATCGACTGGTGGGAATCCGTCGCCCAGACCCGCCTCGCCCCCGGAGCCCCCGTCGTCATCATCATGACCCGCTGGCACGAGAAGGACCTCGTCGGACATGTCCTCGCCCAGGACAAGCAGGCCGGCAGGTCGTCGTGGCGGGTGGTGAACATCCCCGCCGTCGCCACACCCGGAGTGCCCGACGCCCTGGGCCGCGAGCCCGGGGAGGCGATGATCTCCGCCCGCGGCCGCACCGCGGAGGACTTCGACCGCATCCGCGCGGATGTCGGCGAGCGCGTCTGGTCGGCCCTGTACCTCGGCCAGCCGACCCCCGCCGGCGGCGGCCTGTTCGCCACCGAGTGGTTCGCCCGCCACCGCGCCCCCACCGTCGGCGGCACCCCAGCGGCCCGCATCGTCTCCGTCGACCCCGCCGAAACCGGCAAAGCCGACGAAGCCGGCATCATCGGCCTGACCGTCACCGCCGACGGCCGCGCCTGGGTCACCGACGACCACTCCGGCCGCATGCAATCCGACGAGTGGGCACGCACCGCCGTCCTACTGGCCCTGGGCACCGGAGCGGGAGAAGTGCTGTTCGAGGCGTTCACCACCGGCCCCACCTACGAGCGGGTCCTCGACGCGGCGTGGCGGCGGGTGCGCGACGAAGCCCGCCTGCTCCGCGACCATGCCGGTGACCTCGCCGCCGCGGCGATCGCCTACGCCCGACTGGAGGACCGGCCCGCCGACCCACTGGCCGCCCTCCGGCAGCTCGACGGAGTGCCGGTGCCCGACCAGACCGACCCGCCGTTCCGGATCCGCCCGTGGCGCGCCCGCGGCGACAAGGTCGCCCGCGCCGCCGGCACCCGGCAGGCCGCGTCCACCGGGCGGCTGCGGATGGTCGGCACGCACCCGGAGCTCGAGGAGCAGGCCACCCGGTGGCTGCCCGGGCAGGATTCCCCCGACCGCATGGACGCGCTGGTCAATGGGTATGAGCGGTGCATGCAGCTCGTCGGGGCGGAAGCGCAGATCGCCACCCCAGGCATGCCCGCCGCGGCCCCAGCTGCGTCGCCCGGGGTCGGCTCGGGGTTCTGGTCCAGCCCGATCGGCTAG
- a CDS encoding helix-turn-helix domain-containing protein, which produces MTEQVLQGRRRIADLSTDDTNWVVAELSARRRTVAEIARALGCTPRHVKRVRARPVVRVMRAFAEERARAVGCERRALDAEAVARRVVAERDALERARYSPR; this is translated from the coding sequence GTGACCGAGCAGGTGCTGCAGGGCCGGCGGCGGATTGCGGATTTGTCGACGGATGACACGAACTGGGTGGTGGCCGAGCTCAGTGCGCGGCGGCGGACGGTCGCGGAGATTGCGCGGGCATTGGGGTGTACGCCGCGGCATGTGAAGCGGGTGCGGGCGCGGCCGGTGGTGCGGGTGATGCGGGCGTTTGCGGAGGAGCGGGCGCGGGCTGTGGGGTGCGAGCGTCGGGCGTTGGATGCGGAGGCTGTGGCGCGGCGGGTGGTGGCGGAGCGTGATGCGTTGGAGCGAGCAAGGTATTCCCCCCGTTGA
- a CDS encoding WhiB family transcriptional regulator, protein MTWAARARCGGDPRPWDLDTYRTRSDAETACRQLCRGCPVIADCATDAAAGGDAFVIRAGVCLWPANSYGRQRSEDTRRLHSIAHQHRQDTT, encoded by the coding sequence GTGACGTGGGCCGCCCGCGCGCGGTGCGGAGGTGACCCCCGCCCCTGGGACCTGGACACCTACCGCACCCGCAGCGACGCCGAGACCGCCTGCCGCCAACTGTGCCGCGGATGCCCCGTCATCGCCGACTGCGCGACCGACGCCGCCGCGGGCGGCGACGCCTTCGTCATCCGCGCCGGAGTGTGCCTCTGGCCCGCAAACTCCTACGGCCGACAGCGCTCCGAGGACACCCGCCGGCTGCATTCCATCGCCCACCAACACCGACAGGACACGACATGA
- the recT gene encoding recombination protein RecT gives MARDLATRLENNQSPDTRRPAGLADQIRSMEKQFQLAMPRGAEAAQLVRDALTAIRQTPQLAECDAPSVLGSLMTCAQLGLRPGVLGHAYLLPFWDTKAGGRRAQLVIGYQGLIELAHRSGQIKSLIARTVYENDFFEVDYGLDDRLVHKPTMTGPKGQPIAYYAIAKFTTGGHAFYIMNHWEMEQYRDNHATAKTRDGRVVGPWRDHFEGMAHKTCVRQLAKWMPKSTDLGRAIEADNSVRVDLTPAAVDYPEHVDGQVIDDAAPDTTPDAAPGDADAVYAAQADGTDA, from the coding sequence ATGGCCCGCGACCTCGCCACCCGACTCGAAAACAACCAGTCCCCCGACACCCGCCGCCCGGCCGGTCTCGCCGACCAGATCCGCAGCATGGAGAAGCAGTTCCAGCTCGCCATGCCCCGCGGCGCCGAAGCCGCCCAGCTCGTCCGCGACGCCCTGACCGCCATCCGGCAGACCCCGCAGCTCGCCGAGTGCGACGCCCCGTCGGTCCTCGGGTCGCTGATGACCTGCGCCCAGCTTGGCCTTCGCCCCGGCGTCCTCGGGCACGCCTACCTCTTGCCGTTCTGGGACACGAAGGCCGGCGGCAGGCGGGCGCAGCTCGTCATCGGCTACCAGGGCCTCATCGAGCTGGCGCACCGCTCCGGGCAGATCAAGAGCTTGATTGCGCGAACGGTGTACGAGAACGACTTCTTCGAGGTCGACTACGGCCTCGATGACCGTCTCGTCCACAAGCCGACGATGACCGGCCCGAAGGGCCAGCCCATTGCGTACTACGCCATCGCGAAGTTCACCACCGGCGGGCACGCGTTCTACATCATGAACCACTGGGAGATGGAGCAGTACCGCGACAACCACGCCACCGCGAAGACCCGCGACGGCCGGGTCGTCGGCCCGTGGCGCGACCACTTCGAGGGCATGGCCCACAAGACCTGCGTCCGTCAGCTCGCCAAGTGGATGCCGAAGAGCACCGACTTGGGCCGGGCGATCGAGGCCGACAACTCCGTCCGTGTGGATCTAACCCCCGCCGCAGTCGACTACCCCGAGCACGTCGACGGGCAGGTCATCGACGACGCCGCCCCGGACACCACCCCGGACGCTGCCCCGGGAGACGCTGACGCCGTCTACGCCGCCCAGGCCGACGGCACCGACGCGTGA
- a CDS encoding YqaJ viral recombinase family protein, with the protein MLHFPTTEAMPPTAGRTEWLTQRREGIGSSDVSAILGLSTYESAYSLWEQKTGRAPLDPPADDRIEELRYWGNRLEPIIREDTARELGVDIIKPPVAYRSIEHPHMLANLDGWVPDLEALFEAKNTDARNAWLWDGQVPDHAELQVHHSAHVVGADRAIIAGFVGGNRLRIHEITINPAVVDIILDAESRFWEHVTSDTPPPVDGHVRTMESLTRAWAHKPGVREIPATDVQDAWARWADADAAEKAAAAAKKQAVAELAAAMDGHDELRTGDRVWARAQRGQLVMSRLAADKPDLVAEYTRPAPVFDLEAFKTDHPDIYGAYQGVSIRPKTPKEN; encoded by the coding sequence ATGCTCCACTTCCCCACCACCGAGGCCATGCCGCCGACAGCAGGCCGCACCGAATGGCTGACCCAACGCCGCGAAGGCATCGGATCCTCCGACGTCTCCGCCATCCTCGGCCTGTCGACCTACGAGAGCGCCTACTCCCTGTGGGAGCAGAAAACCGGGCGCGCGCCCCTCGACCCGCCGGCAGACGACCGCATCGAAGAACTGCGGTACTGGGGCAATCGCCTCGAGCCCATCATCCGGGAGGACACCGCCCGCGAGCTCGGCGTCGACATCATCAAGCCGCCCGTCGCCTACCGATCCATCGAGCACCCCCACATGCTGGCGAACCTCGACGGCTGGGTCCCCGACCTCGAGGCCCTTTTTGAGGCGAAGAACACCGACGCCCGCAACGCCTGGCTCTGGGACGGACAGGTCCCCGACCACGCCGAGCTGCAGGTCCACCACTCCGCACACGTCGTCGGCGCCGACCGGGCGATCATCGCCGGGTTCGTCGGCGGAAACCGCCTGCGGATCCACGAGATCACGATCAACCCGGCCGTCGTCGACATCATCCTCGACGCCGAGTCCCGCTTCTGGGAGCACGTCACCAGCGATACCCCGCCGCCGGTCGACGGGCACGTTCGCACGATGGAATCCCTCACCCGGGCGTGGGCGCACAAGCCCGGCGTCCGCGAAATCCCCGCCACCGACGTGCAAGACGCCTGGGCGCGGTGGGCCGACGCCGACGCGGCGGAGAAGGCAGCCGCGGCCGCGAAGAAGCAGGCCGTCGCCGAACTCGCAGCCGCGATGGACGGCCACGACGAACTGCGCACCGGCGACCGCGTGTGGGCCCGAGCCCAGCGCGGCCAGCTCGTCATGTCCCGCCTGGCCGCCGACAAACCCGACCTCGTCGCCGAGTACACCCGGCCCGCCCCGGTGTTCGACCTCGAAGCGTTCAAGACCGACCACCCCGACATCTACGGCGCCTACCAGGGCGTCTCCATCCGACCCAAGACCCCCAAGGAGAACTGA
- a CDS encoding helix-turn-helix transcriptional regulator, translating to MSALDPLLAEITDAVRAVVREELAKMTTPEPVILDADEWLPTGAAADLIGASASTLARWRAEGSGPPFARHGRVIRYHRDALRDWMADRTAAA from the coding sequence ATGAGCGCCCTCGACCCGCTGCTCGCCGAAATCACCGACGCCGTGCGCGCCGTCGTCCGCGAGGAACTCGCCAAGATGACCACCCCCGAACCGGTGATCCTCGACGCCGACGAGTGGCTGCCGACCGGAGCCGCCGCAGACCTGATCGGCGCATCAGCGTCCACCCTCGCCCGGTGGCGCGCCGAAGGCTCCGGCCCACCGTTCGCCCGCCACGGCCGCGTCATCCGCTACCACCGCGACGCACTCCGCGACTGGATGGCCGACCGCACCGCCGCCGCCTAA
- a CDS encoding helix-turn-helix domain-containing protein has protein sequence MTRHRTPSDLAALREASRLTLRETSRRVGHSESHIRAVLAGKTGASPYILESLDHVIVSDALAQKAHLDQLVAEFIGGAA, from the coding sequence ATGACCCGCCATCGCACCCCCTCAGATCTGGCCGCGCTCCGGGAAGCCAGCCGCCTGACCCTCCGGGAAACCTCCCGCCGGGTCGGGCATTCCGAATCGCACATCCGCGCCGTCCTCGCAGGTAAGACCGGAGCCAGTCCCTACATCCTCGAATCCCTCGACCACGTCATCGTCTCCGACGCTCTCGCACAGAAGGCGCACCTCGACCAGCTCGTCGCCGAATTCATCGGGGGTGCAGCATGA
- a CDS encoding helix-turn-helix domain-containing protein: protein MDVPEGITPAPEGALIRQARAALWPAISATAAAKKAGISPSRWQSIERGWRWESKGVPIVDHPPAPTLAIIAAAVGVTPADLISVGRGDAASELKSLLRAQDQAAPAVDLSQVDSDDLLDELRRRLREGAREASEVPYLAAAREIDPNDASSFYRD, encoded by the coding sequence ATGGACGTCCCAGAAGGCATCACGCCGGCCCCCGAGGGCGCGCTCATTCGACAAGCGCGCGCCGCGCTGTGGCCCGCCATTTCCGCGACAGCCGCCGCCAAGAAAGCCGGGATCAGCCCCTCGCGCTGGCAGTCCATCGAGCGCGGGTGGCGCTGGGAATCCAAGGGCGTCCCGATCGTCGACCATCCGCCGGCGCCGACGCTGGCCATCATCGCCGCCGCCGTCGGCGTAACCCCCGCGGACCTGATCAGCGTTGGGCGTGGCGACGCTGCGTCCGAGCTGAAATCACTGCTGCGCGCGCAGGACCAAGCCGCGCCCGCCGTAGACCTTTCGCAGGTCGACAGCGATGACCTCCTCGACGAGCTGCGTCGGCGACTTCGCGAAGGGGCGAGGGAAGCGTCGGAAGTGCCGTACCTCGCCGCGGCACGCGAGATCGACCCGAACGACGCGTCGTCGTTCTATCGCGACTAG
- a CDS encoding ImmA/IrrE family metallo-endopeptidase yields MTWNPDDHTQGLRIISSLPLPAGIAGLTDGHTIWLNPALTPTGRRCTLAHELIHVERGIIHHLPNVLAEREERTVDRIAAHRLITIDDLVTAIVWAQGDGDRHGIATDVDVDLSTLDVRLRTVTDDEAAAINRALDELGQVA; encoded by the coding sequence ATGACCTGGAACCCCGACGACCACACCCAGGGCCTCCGAATCATCAGCAGCCTGCCCCTGCCGGCGGGAATCGCAGGCCTCACCGACGGCCACACCATCTGGCTCAACCCCGCACTCACCCCGACCGGACGACGCTGCACCCTCGCCCACGAACTCATCCACGTCGAACGCGGCATCATCCACCACCTCCCCAACGTCCTCGCCGAACGCGAAGAACGCACCGTCGACCGCATCGCCGCCCACCGGCTGATCACCATCGACGACCTCGTCACCGCAATCGTCTGGGCCCAGGGCGACGGCGACCGCCACGGCATCGCCACCGACGTCGACGTCGACCTCAGCACCCTCGACGTCCGCCTGCGCACCGTCACCGACGACGAAGCCGCCGCCATCAACCGCGCCCTCGACGAACTCGGGCAGGTGGCCTGA
- a CDS encoding tyrosine-type recombinase/integrase, whose translation MAGRPRTPIGTWGDINVRSIRPGTFEARARFRDPDGRLRPVSARGPSASAAKGALRDRLAARAATTAPAAGLGPTTTITDLCATWIATKAGEILPQSIDDYEQTISSLIRPRIGEVTLIEATPGRIAKFLDGLPDSQRVRARTILSQAFALALSHDAVTANPVRPLPKKRAPEPDVVVLTPAQFLELRAGVVDWMAVRIADDGRPVERVNLRSVGRAHDLLDFVDMLLATGARPGEIAALRWCDIDLDAATPTVTIAATMVWIKGEGLVRQEHTKARDIRELVLPPFAVQLLATMRATQMTPIGIAPVFPTADGGHRSPANIRRQWRTARRAAGRGNVDMWSWVEFRTLRRSVATLVDSVTGDEDAAAQLGHASTAMTRRHYIAARAKRAPDLTAILQRFAG comes from the coding sequence ATGGCCGGCCGACCCCGCACCCCCATCGGCACCTGGGGAGACATCAACGTCCGCTCCATCCGGCCCGGCACCTTTGAGGCCCGCGCCCGCTTCCGCGACCCCGACGGCCGCCTGCGCCCCGTCTCCGCCCGCGGCCCCAGCGCCAGCGCCGCCAAAGGCGCGCTACGCGACCGCCTCGCCGCGCGCGCCGCCACCACGGCCCCCGCTGCCGGACTTGGCCCCACCACCACCATCACCGACCTCTGCGCCACCTGGATCGCAACGAAGGCCGGGGAGATCCTGCCCCAGTCGATCGACGACTACGAGCAGACCATCAGCAGCCTCATCCGCCCGCGTATCGGCGAGGTCACGCTCATTGAGGCCACCCCGGGGCGCATCGCGAAGTTCCTCGACGGCCTGCCCGACTCCCAACGAGTCCGGGCCCGGACGATCCTGTCGCAGGCATTCGCCCTCGCCCTGTCGCACGACGCCGTCACGGCGAACCCCGTCCGCCCGCTGCCGAAGAAGCGAGCCCCCGAGCCCGACGTCGTCGTCCTGACCCCCGCGCAGTTCCTCGAGCTGCGAGCCGGCGTCGTCGACTGGATGGCCGTGCGCATCGCAGACGATGGGCGCCCGGTTGAACGGGTCAACCTACGGTCGGTGGGCCGGGCACATGACCTGCTGGACTTCGTTGACATGCTGCTGGCCACCGGGGCCCGGCCGGGGGAGATCGCCGCCCTGCGGTGGTGCGACATCGACCTCGACGCCGCGACGCCGACGGTGACCATCGCGGCGACGATGGTGTGGATCAAGGGGGAGGGGCTCGTGCGCCAAGAGCACACCAAGGCCCGCGACATCCGCGAGCTCGTGCTGCCGCCGTTCGCGGTGCAACTGTTGGCGACGATGCGGGCAACGCAGATGACCCCGATCGGCATCGCCCCCGTCTTCCCGACGGCGGACGGCGGGCATCGGTCGCCGGCGAACATCCGGCGCCAGTGGCGCACCGCCCGACGCGCCGCCGGCCGCGGCAACGTCGACATGTGGTCGTGGGTGGAGTTCCGCACGCTGCGCCGGTCGGTGGCCACGCTGGTCGACTCCGTCACCGGCGATGAGGATGCCGCGGCGCAGCTCGGGCACGCGTCGACGGCGATGACGCGACGGCACTACATCGCGGCGCGGGCGAAGCGGGCGCCGGACCTGACGGCGATTCTGCAGCGCTTCGCCGGGTGA
- a CDS encoding L,D-transpeptidase, producing the protein MGVELIRGRRFRAAVAAFGVAALTLTGCTVGDAGGTGETNQVEQADPKPVANVKDGADDWSVTEPVKVTIDGAKLDSVKLTNEEGKEVAGELASDGKSWSTTENLGYGRTYELEAKAGEEKLSSSFQTVTPTTMTMGYLSPAEGSTVGVGQTIAVRFDEPISDRKAAQDAIKVTTEPAVEGAFYWLNNSEVRWRPAEYWEPGTKVNVDVDIYGKDLGNGYYGQENSSTNFTIGDRVVAIADDATKTMTIERNGTVENSMPISMGSARWPTPNGTYVIGDQHSSMIMDSTTYGLSLEAGGYRTPVKYATQMSYSGIYVHGAPWSVWAQGSQNVSHGCINVTDANAAWFQQNTKRGDIVLVKNTIGGTLPGTDGLGDWNIPWETWKAGNANETSSW; encoded by the coding sequence ATGGGTGTTGAGCTGATCCGCGGCCGCCGTTTCCGGGCCGCCGTCGCGGCCTTCGGCGTTGCCGCGCTGACTCTTACGGGCTGCACCGTCGGTGATGCGGGCGGTACCGGGGAAACCAACCAGGTGGAGCAGGCCGATCCGAAGCCGGTCGCCAACGTCAAGGACGGCGCCGACGACTGGTCGGTCACCGAGCCGGTGAAGGTGACCATCGACGGCGCGAAGCTCGATTCGGTGAAGTTGACCAACGAAGAGGGCAAGGAAGTCGCCGGCGAGCTGGCCTCCGACGGCAAGTCCTGGTCGACCACGGAGAACCTCGGCTACGGCCGCACGTACGAGCTGGAGGCCAAGGCCGGCGAGGAGAAGCTGTCCAGCTCCTTCCAGACGGTCACGCCCACCACGATGACGATGGGCTACCTGTCTCCGGCCGAGGGCTCGACGGTGGGCGTCGGCCAGACCATCGCGGTGCGCTTCGATGAGCCGATCTCCGACCGCAAGGCCGCGCAGGACGCCATCAAAGTGACCACGGAACCGGCCGTCGAGGGCGCGTTCTACTGGCTGAACAACTCCGAGGTGCGCTGGCGCCCGGCGGAGTACTGGGAGCCGGGCACCAAGGTCAACGTCGACGTGGACATCTACGGCAAGGACCTGGGCAACGGGTACTACGGCCAGGAGAACAGCTCCACGAACTTCACCATCGGCGACCGCGTCGTCGCCATCGCGGATGACGCGACGAAGACGATGACCATCGAGCGCAACGGCACCGTGGAGAACTCGATGCCCATCTCGATGGGCTCGGCGCGCTGGCCCACGCCGAACGGCACCTACGTCATCGGCGACCAGCACTCGAGCATGATCATGGACTCCACGACCTACGGTCTGTCGCTGGAAGCCGGCGGCTACCGGACGCCGGTGAAGTACGCGACGCAGATGTCCTACTCGGGCATCTACGTCCACGGTGCGCCGTGGTCGGTGTGGGCGCAGGGCTCGCAGAACGTGTCGCACGGCTGCATCAACGTCACCGACGCCAATGCGGCGTGGTTCCAGCAGAACACCAAGCGCGGCGACATCGTGCTGGTGAAGAACACCATCGGCGGCACCCTGCCCGGCACCGACGGCCTGGGCGACTGGAACATCCCGTGGGAGACCTGGAAGGCGGGCAACGCCAACGAGACCTCTTCCTGGTGA